Genomic segment of Populus nigra chromosome 6, ddPopNigr1.1, whole genome shotgun sequence:
TTGCTTTTAAGTTAtgttaatattttgaaatattatcgGTATATTAGCTAGTTAACCTGGGAGTTGCTGAAAtaccaatattaataaaatgatgatgCTTAGTTATGGtgtcaattttaaatttcatgatttattttcgtagttttattcaaattcaatcaatatcatcattttatCAACTTGAGTGTTATTTACTCGCCAGTAAACTTTTTTACaacaaatttaacaaagacAACAGTCTCAGTTAATACAGACCGTCCACAGTGATAATGCATGCACGATTGTTTTCAAACAAGGAGGAAATCCATTGcgaagggcaaaaaaaaaaaaaaaaaaaaaaaaggaaaggaggaAAGAAAATCCTCGGACAGGGAAATGATGCGATCATCCGGTAGTAATGGCCAATGGGTCTCTTTCGGTTGGATTTTTACAATGCCACGGGGAGGTTAGCTTTCCAATTCTTGAGCGCAAGCCCGTGAGCATGCAAATGATTAGACAGACAGCTCCCTCATTTgtatgctttatttttattacaaggAATAAATGACAATttccgattttttttaatagccaCATGACTTATGTAGCAGTAGCCTAACCTTCTCTGCAGTGTTAATTGTACAAATCGCGTTTCtgaatgaaatttattaaagtttctattaatataataatatcgtaattatcttaattattaatataagtatTCTTGCACGCTCATGAATTGAATGTCCCCTGTACAGTCAATCATCACAGATAATTAATGGAATGCCTTTACGAGCACATCGGAACCCTAAGTCTTGATTAAGCTAGGATTAGAGATGACAAATTTAACTGCAGTAAATTTTAAGCATGGCGAGCATGACTTTTACTGGTGGTCATTGGTCAAGATACACGAACCTCAAATTCAAGCACGTGGGCCTAAAATACAGTAGGCCCACATGATAAGTGgaccaataaagaaaaaaagagtgccCACATCAAACTCTAATAACTACCCACATGGCCAACCTCTTTCGTTTTCTtatcccaaaaaaaattaaaacccacGACATAATTTAGAGCATCGCCACGTGTGGCAAAACCCATGTTGGCTTGAAAAATTCATGGAGAGAGAAGAGTTTATGTGGATGACCTCCTATTGCCCGTACATTACTTGTTGGTCCGGTTTTGTGgtcaaaaatttataaaaggatATAAGGGGGGAGGTTTAAGCCACTGTTTTTTGGTGGTTTATTGCCTTGCCATttcttagagagagagagagggagagagaaaagaaaaccagAGAGAAAGAAtctagagaaagagagagatttgaattcaattgaATAGTTTTTCGGGTGACATTGTTTTCTGGGTTTCTTGAATTCTCCGATCTCGGGATTTGTGAAATTCTACAGCGAGttttcgttttgttttttcattttttattcaatctgtACATAACTGTAGAGGTTTCTAACACGAAGATCGATCGCTGTTTATAATACAAGGTGAGTGAAGAATTGGATTTCCTCTGaattctctgttttcttttgaattgtGTTTGAGAAAGTTGAATCTGATCACACGGTGAAAATTTAAGGGGTTTGGGTTTTagtgagaatttattttttggagaTCGGGGTCTAATCGTGGAAGTTAGGATTGGTTAGATAAGGTGGAAATGGGTTTTTCTGGGAATTGGGATTCTGCAGAATTCAAGATCACGGCAGTGGTGTTTGTAGCTTAAGGAATTTAGATACAGTTCTATTTTCAgtgtttttacaaataaaatctactacgatttataattagattttgaaGGGTTTTAAGTTTGCAAATTGATGGAGAATTTGGGATTTATGGATAATTGTTTTTAGGGGAGAGTTTTATGGAAATTGAATTCCAGCTCTGGATTTGGAATTAGGACGACGGATTCTTATTCCTAAGACCTAATTTCATGTAGATGATTGCTGcctatgttttaattttatactactGTGATTGATCGCTACCTGGGTTTTTTGGGATCTTACCGTTAGTATGATAATTCCAGCGGAGaagaatccttttttttttttcattttttaatttagatcacTGTTGatccctgcaaaaaaaaaattcgaagaTCAATTCGATGTAAAGTATAGACCCATGTCTGcaatatgcattttttttatcttcttgaatatatatttttattctctgCGTGTTATGAAACATCAGTAATATGGATCTCTGTTTTTGGTGGTCACTGGTGGTTTAGCTATAACAATTattgatttaatcattttaaaggGGTGACTTTGTTAGCATGTGTTTCTGTGAGTAACCAAAACTAAATGtacaatgcaattttttttttttgttaaattttgatgTCAGAATCTTATAGTTACAAAATTTTGTTCAGGAACAAGAtcgtgtttttcttttcttttatttttttactcttgCAGTATGGATTTTCTCTTTTAGTcatctccttttatttttcctggATTTTCTGACAGATAAGCGGATCTGAGCAGTGATGCTTTTTGTTTGATGAACCCTGATTGCCATGCATGCTTAAGATATGGTGGTGAAGAAGAGACAATATTATGGTTTCAATGGCTTTCATATGCCCCCAGTTCCCAGGGCTCCGAGATCAGCTAGAGTATGTATTTATTGCAGTTTAAGGTTTGCCTAGCCTTTGCCATTCATGACAACCACTCTTTTAACCATTTGTGTCTTGGTTATTGGTTCCAGGGGAGGGGGTTGAATAAGATGAAAGTTGAGGATAGTCAAATATGTGCATTTGAATTGCTTGCTTCCCTAGCAGGCAAGCTATTGCAGGAGAGTGAAAGTTCAGCTTCCAGTAATGCATCTGAAGCAAATGATCAACCTAtaattggtggtggtggtgtgaaATTTGAGCAAGATGATGATAGACCATTGAAAGCAGAATGCCTTGATCATGGAAGTTGTGGAGAAAGTGCTTTTTTTACTCGGTTTTCCTCGCCAAACAGTGACCAAAAGAGCTTTCTTAATGAATTTCCACATGCTGAGAGCAATTTATTTCTGGAGCGCTCGTCAATGATCACAAATTCCAATTCCTCAAAGAATGGTGGTGCTGATTTGAAGTCTGTGATTTGCAAAAGTAAGAGTGCATGTGAAAATATCCCTGGTAAAGTCGAGGGCTCTTCTGATTCTAGGGTGTCTTGTGATGGTTATGTGGACAATGGATTAAGTAGACAGAAAAGGTGTGACGGGCTAGACACTAGAGGTTTGATTGTTGATCCCTGCAGTCCAAATGATCCCATGGAAATGTGCATGAAATTTCCTGCATTGATCAATTCAGTCAACAATGTTGAATTGCCATCATGCAGGGACCCTGTTCCTAGTGCTTCTATTCCAAGGCACAGGAATGGTACTAAATTAGGTATTAGagatgatgatgaaaactttaGTAGGTGTAATAAACCTTTAACAAAGTCAAAGGCTTTTAGGCCTCCACAACGAATTGGAGACCGAAGAATAAGGAAATTGCTGACTTCCAAATACTGGAAAGTAGCTCCAAAATTGAAGGATTGTGAATTTTCCAAACCTGGTAAGCGGCAATGTGGTAGCTTGTTTATATCATGCTCTGTATCTCTCTTTGATTATTGTATAATTGCATATCTGGATGGAGATAAATGTATTCTGATATTGAAGTTTGTCATTCAGCAGTTTTAGAAGGGGGGGCGAAGTCTCACTATCTCAAGAGGAAATTATGTTACAGTCGTGAAAGGTATCAACTTAACACCTTTTATAAGAGGAGGAAGTTTACTGATCATAGTGTAGTTGTGACTTCTGATGGAGGGTTCAGCAGTGAAAGTGTTTGCAATTCACCTGATAAGAATATGACTGGAGACAAGAATGGTGCTTCCATAATGTTTCACGGTTGGTCATTTTCTCCCTTGTTACTAATATTAACCCTGTTTTTTCTCGACTTTCCTGGTTTCTGCTGCCCTGGAGTTTTCCTAAATAGTTGTAGTTATTAGATGCAGCTAATGGGGTATCATCTTCTGTTATAGGTCATCAAGCATCCTTCCACTCCAAGGATTCTCAAGGTATTAGAGTTAGTTTGGAATTGATGTACAATGACTTATTATTCTATTTTCCTGGTATCCAGAGGTTCTTATTCGTGTTTCATTCTTTTGCACAGTGAAGTTCAGTATTAAGTCCTTTAGAGTTCCAGAGCTTTTAATTGAGGTACCAGAAACTGCAACTGTTGGTTCACTGAAGGTATAATAGATTTGCAGTCTTCCATTTTGTCTGCGAGTGTTCACTTATCATATGCACATGTTACGTGCATCTAGAATGTTTTCAGAATTGTCACtccattttggtttttattttcttttgccatATATTAGGATTATTGCCTTAGATGATGTCTTGATGAATATCATTTGTATATATTGCTgtaattatgttatttattgGCATTGGAAATTTTAAGCAAGTTTTCTGGGCTAAAGTATTGCTAATGTCTTGCTGAGTTCCTGATGTTGTATTTTGTTCCTATGTGACTCTCTATAGCGGACTGTAGTGGAGGCTGTAAGTGCTATACTTGGAGGTGGTTTACGAGTTGGGGTGCTTCTTCATGGAAAGAAGGTTAGGGATGACAATAGAACCCTATTGCAGACTGGCATCACTTCTAATGAGAATCTTGATACTCTGGGTTTCTCATTGGAGCCTACTCCTGTGCAAGTTTCCCCACCCTTGTGCACTGAAGATCCTCCAGCACTATTACCATGTGACACATCTCAACTTATATTGAGGTAATTGAAATGTGTTTTTTGTATTGAATTTGTGTTGACGGGCAGTTAATGATGAGCTACCATTCCCAGGTATTGGCATTTGTATAGTGCTTCCTTGTCTTAcaaattacaatttattttggtGCTGCTATTTACTTTGAGTTGAGCAAATAGTAAACCAATCTATCATTATATTAGGCTTGCTACActacttaatttgttttttactttatttccaGGTCGCCAACCACTCCTATTGTAGATTCAGGAGTTTCTGTCGCCTTACCTGATCCTCCCCCACTGACTAATTTGGACACCAATATTGAAAGTAATCGTGAATCAGTTTCCTCCCATGCTGACATAGTAACTGACAATACACTGTCGGATTCCAGAGCTCTGGTTGCAGTTCCACCAGTGAATGCTGAGGAACTTGCTATGGTTCCTTTAAACCAGAAATCTAAGCGATCTGAACTTGTACAGCGTCGAACCAGGAGACCATTCTCTGTGTCAGAAGTAGAAGCACTAGTGCATGCAGTTGAGGAACTAGGAACTGGAAGGTATGGTGCTATTCTATTTGCTGGACCTCTGATCAAGGTGTGTTGTGCATACATTTTTGAAGTTTAACAATGTTCTCATTTGCAGGTGGCGTGATGTTAAATTGTGTTCTTTTGAAGATGCAGACCATCGGACTTATGTGGATTTGAAGGTAAggattttgtttagttttccaTATGAAATTGATACTATCATTTCGTAGGATTGGATGTAATATTTCCTTAATTGAACGGTGTCAATGGGGTTTTGGGTTGAGAATTGAGAATGTGATGTGATTGGATTTCATTTATGGAGGCAGGCTGTACAGCCATGCGAACTTTCCTTCTCGGAACTTTGTAAATAGGTAGTGGTCTTTCAGGCTGTCCAATCCCTCCCCTACATAGTTATTATAGGTAGAAGTGTAGAACACCCTCCCTGATCAATCCTAAGTACTAAAAATAATGCCTCCGAGGAGGTGTTGCATGTATCGTAACTTTTTGTTGGTAGCTTATAGTGTTGGCCCTGTTGGGTTTGTGCAGGATAAATGGAAGACATTGGTTCACACGGCGCAGATTGCCCCTCAGCAAAGAAGGGGTGAGCCTGTGCCCCAGGAGCTCTTGGACAGGGTGTTGGCTGCACATGCTTACTGGTCCCAACATCAAGCTAAGCAACATAGTAAGAATCAGACTGCTATACTGAAGATTACTGACGCTCACGCTGTTAGAAATGGAGTTGAAGATATCCAGTCAATATGacatacaaagaaagaaatatgtTAACACGAACAGGAGATGtacaaattattcaaaattatgtAGTATTTTCATACCCAGTCGATTCATTGCCACCTTTCCAAACTCTGAGAGGTCGGCATTTGTAAATGATTTGATGGAATAAAGGTACTCTAACAgaatct
This window contains:
- the LOC133697349 gene encoding telomere repeat-binding protein 3-like isoform X1, which produces MVVKKRQYYGFNGFHMPPVPRAPRSARGRGLNKMKVEDSQICAFELLASLAGKLLQESESSASSNASEANDQPIIGGGGVKFEQDDDRPLKAECLDHGSCGESAFFTRFSSPNSDQKSFLNEFPHAESNLFLERSSMITNSNSSKNGGADLKSVICKSKSACENIPGKVEGSSDSRVSCDGYVDNGLSRQKRCDGLDTRGLIVDPCSPNDPMEMCMKFPALINSVNNVELPSCRDPVPSASIPRHRNGTKLGIRDDDENFSRCNKPLTKSKAFRPPQRIGDRRIRKLLTSKYWKVAPKLKDCEFSKPAVLEGGAKSHYLKRKLCYSRERYQLNTFYKRRKFTDHSVVVTSDGGFSSESVCNSPDKNMTGDKNGASIMFHDAANGVSSSVIGHQASFHSKDSQVKFSIKSFRVPELLIEVPETATVGSLKRTVVEAVSAILGGGLRVGVLLHGKKVRDDNRTLLQTGITSNENLDTLGFSLEPTPVQVSPPLCTEDPPALLPCDTSQLILRSPTTPIVDSGVSVALPDPPPLTNLDTNIESNRESVSSHADIVTDNTLSDSRALVAVPPVNAEELAMVPLNQKSKRSELVQRRTRRPFSVSEVEALVHAVEELGTGRWRDVKLCSFEDADHRTYVDLKDKWKTLVHTAQIAPQQRRGEPVPQELLDRVLAAHAYWSQHQAKQHSKNQTAILKITDAHAVRNGVEDIQSI
- the LOC133697349 gene encoding telomere repeat-binding protein 3-like isoform X4, with translation MVVKKRQYYGFNGFHMPPVPRAPRSARGRGLNKMKVEDSQICAFELLASLAGKLLQESESSASSNASEANDQPIIGGGGVKFEQDDDRPLKAECLDHGSCGESAFFTRFSSPNSDQKSFLNEFPHAESNLFLERSSMITNSNSSKNGGADLKSVICKSKSACENIPGKVEGSSDSRVSCDGYVDNGLSRQKRCDGLDTRGLIVDPCSPNDPMEMCMKFPALINSVNNVELPSCRDPVPSASIPRHRNGTKLGIRDDDENFSRCNKPLTKSKAFRPPQRIGDRRIRKLLTSKYWKVAPKLKDCEFSKPAVLEGGAKSHYLKRKLCYSRERYQLNTFYKRRKFTDHSVVVTSDGGFSSESVCNSPDKNMTGDKNGASIMFHGHQASFHSKDSQVKFSIKSFRVPELLIEVPETATVGSLKRTVVEAVSAILGGGLRVGVLLHGKKVRDDNRTLLQTGITSNENLDTLGFSLEPTPVQVSPPLCTEDPPALLPCDTSQLILRSPTTPIVDSGVSVALPDPPPLTNLDTNIESNRESVSSHADIVTDNTLSDSRALVAVPPVNAEELAMVPLNQKSKRSELVQRRTRRPFSVSEVEALVHAVEELGTGRWRDVKLCSFEDADHRTYVDLKDKWKTLVHTAQIAPQQRRGEPVPQELLDRVLAAHAYWSQHQAKQHSKNQTAILKITDAHAVRNGVEDIQSI
- the LOC133697349 gene encoding telomere repeat-binding protein 3-like isoform X2, which translates into the protein MVVKKRQYYGFNGFHMPPVPRAPRSARGRGLNKMKVEDSQICAFELLASLAGKLLQESESSASSNASEANDQPIIGGGGVKFEQDDDRPLKAECLDHGSCGESAFFTRFSSPNSDQKSFLNEFPHAESNLFLERSSMITNSNSSKNGGADLKSVICKSKSACENIPGKVEGSSDSRVSCDGYVDNGLSRQKRCDGLDTRGLIVDPCSPNDPMEMCMKFPALINSVNNVELPSCRDPVPSASIPRHRNGTKLGIRDDDENFSRCNKPLTKSKAFRPPQRIGDRRIRKLLTSKYWKVAPKLKDCEFSKPVLEGGAKSHYLKRKLCYSRERYQLNTFYKRRKFTDHSVVVTSDGGFSSESVCNSPDKNMTGDKNGASIMFHDAANGVSSSVIGHQASFHSKDSQVKFSIKSFRVPELLIEVPETATVGSLKRTVVEAVSAILGGGLRVGVLLHGKKVRDDNRTLLQTGITSNENLDTLGFSLEPTPVQVSPPLCTEDPPALLPCDTSQLILRSPTTPIVDSGVSVALPDPPPLTNLDTNIESNRESVSSHADIVTDNTLSDSRALVAVPPVNAEELAMVPLNQKSKRSELVQRRTRRPFSVSEVEALVHAVEELGTGRWRDVKLCSFEDADHRTYVDLKDKWKTLVHTAQIAPQQRRGEPVPQELLDRVLAAHAYWSQHQAKQHSKNQTAILKITDAHAVRNGVEDIQSI
- the LOC133697349 gene encoding telomere repeat-binding protein 3-like isoform X3, whose protein sequence is MVVKKRQYYGFNGFHMPPVPRAPRSARGRGLNKMKVEDSQICAFELLASLAGKLLQESESSASSNASEANDQPIIGGGGVKFEQDDDRPLKAECLDHGSCGESAFFTRFSSPNSDQKSFLNEFPHAESNLFLERSSMITNSNSSKNGGADLKSVICKSKSACENIPGKVEGSSDSRVSCDGYVDNGLSRQKRCDGLDTRGLIVDPCSPNDPMEMCMKFPALINSVNNVELPSCRDPVPSASIPRHRNGTKLGIRDDDENFSRCNKPLTKSKAFRPPQRIGDRRIRKLLTSKYWKVAPKLKDCEFSKPAVLEGGAKSHYLKRKLCYSRERYQLNTFYKRRKFTDHSVVVTSDGGFSSESVCNSPDKNMTGDKNGASIMFHANGVSSSVIGHQASFHSKDSQVKFSIKSFRVPELLIEVPETATVGSLKRTVVEAVSAILGGGLRVGVLLHGKKVRDDNRTLLQTGITSNENLDTLGFSLEPTPVQVSPPLCTEDPPALLPCDTSQLILRSPTTPIVDSGVSVALPDPPPLTNLDTNIESNRESVSSHADIVTDNTLSDSRALVAVPPVNAEELAMVPLNQKSKRSELVQRRTRRPFSVSEVEALVHAVEELGTGRWRDVKLCSFEDADHRTYVDLKDKWKTLVHTAQIAPQQRRGEPVPQELLDRVLAAHAYWSQHQAKQHSKNQTAILKITDAHAVRNGVEDIQSI